One region of Miscanthus floridulus cultivar M001 chromosome 19, ASM1932011v1, whole genome shotgun sequence genomic DNA includes:
- the LOC136529706 gene encoding uncharacterized protein isoform X2: protein MGNTLSVGVGVGVGLGLGLTVGAAALIQAAGPTIGDEVVASQYKCNTEDIDESYGEELRDATSYAKDNALLIQVSNVWVGSAGNVKLRGARFTTKGFSIERVRDDYENLSRVLKQLISISGGDINKLPPDYSEFLLLLTKDNLTTEDEFLIVNNAALLPLKNRTEVFLMLYDRIVKYLGRKNRAKRNIILSSLPYENDWLDTATSNTKINQWVAKSDVQKKEYKRTALDLLRLNRNVRSHLHEYGHDDDIEEILYCEWPMLLIAMEKQLHLEGELQDTDIKNKFG from the exons GCTGCTGGTCCAACAATTGGCGACGAAGTGGTGGCTTCTCAGTATAAATGCAA CACCGAGGACATTGACGAGTCGTATGGGGAGGAGCTGCGCGACGCGACGAGCTATGCGAAGGACAACGCGTTGCTGATCCAG GTGTCCAACGTCTGGGTTGGGAGCGCTGGCAATGTCAAGCTCAGGGGGGCCAGATTCACTACCAAAGGCTTCAGCATTGAGCGTGTGAGGGATGACTACGAGAACCTGTCCAGGGTGCTCAAGCAGTTGATTAGTATCTCCGGTGGGGATATCAACAAATTGCCTCCGGACTACAGTGAATTCCTCTTGCTCTTGACGAAGGACAACCTTACAACGGAAGATGAGTTCTTGATTGTAAACAATGCTGCTCTGCTGCCCTTGAAAAACCG TACTGAGGTCTTCCTGATGCTATACGATAGAATTGTCAAGTATCTTGGTAGAAAAAACCgagcaaagaggaacataatACTCTCCAGTCTCCCCTATGAGAACGACTGGTTGGATACTGCCACGTCAAATACAAAGATCAACCAGTGGGTTGCAAAATCAGATGTTCAAAAAAAAGAGTACAAAAGGACTGCACTTGATCTACTGCGTCTCAACAGAAATGTAAGAAGCCACTTGCATGAGTACGGCCATGATGACGATATTGAGGAAATTCTTTATTGTGAATGGCCCATGCTGCTCATCGCCATGGAGAAACAATTACACTTGGAAGGTGAGCTCCAAGACACTGACATCAAAAACAAGTTCGGCTAG
- the LOC136529706 gene encoding uncharacterized protein isoform X1, protein MGNTLSVGVGVGVGLGLGLTVGAAALIQAAGPTIGDEVVASQYKCNTEDIDESYGEELRDATSYAKDNALLIQVPVLGTATKTFWRLSDEATRISRKLALILRNLHSFCKCLTAPLQVSNVWVGSAGNVKLRGARFTTKGFSIERVRDDYENLSRVLKQLISISGGDINKLPPDYSEFLLLLTKDNLTTEDEFLIVNNAALLPLKNRTEVFLMLYDRIVKYLGRKNRAKRNIILSSLPYENDWLDTATSNTKINQWVAKSDVQKKEYKRTALDLLRLNRNVRSHLHEYGHDDDIEEILYCEWPMLLIAMEKQLHLEGELQDTDIKNKFG, encoded by the exons GCTGCTGGTCCAACAATTGGCGACGAAGTGGTGGCTTCTCAGTATAAATGCAA CACCGAGGACATTGACGAGTCGTATGGGGAGGAGCTGCGCGACGCGACGAGCTATGCGAAGGACAACGCGTTGCTGATCCAGGTGCCGGTGTTAGGAACAGCAACGAAGACATTCTGGCGATTATCTGATGAAGCCACTAGGATCAGCAGAAAACTTGCATTGATACTGAGGAACTTGCACTCATTCTGCAAGTGCCTCACTGCTCCTCTGCAGGTGTCCAACGTCTGGGTTGGGAGCGCTGGCAATGTCAAGCTCAGGGGGGCCAGATTCACTACCAAAGGCTTCAGCATTGAGCGTGTGAGGGATGACTACGAGAACCTGTCCAGGGTGCTCAAGCAGTTGATTAGTATCTCCGGTGGGGATATCAACAAATTGCCTCCGGACTACAGTGAATTCCTCTTGCTCTTGACGAAGGACAACCTTACAACGGAAGATGAGTTCTTGATTGTAAACAATGCTGCTCTGCTGCCCTTGAAAAACCG TACTGAGGTCTTCCTGATGCTATACGATAGAATTGTCAAGTATCTTGGTAGAAAAAACCgagcaaagaggaacataatACTCTCCAGTCTCCCCTATGAGAACGACTGGTTGGATACTGCCACGTCAAATACAAAGATCAACCAGTGGGTTGCAAAATCAGATGTTCAAAAAAAAGAGTACAAAAGGACTGCACTTGATCTACTGCGTCTCAACAGAAATGTAAGAAGCCACTTGCATGAGTACGGCCATGATGACGATATTGAGGAAATTCTTTATTGTGAATGGCCCATGCTGCTCATCGCCATGGAGAAACAATTACACTTGGAAGGTGAGCTCCAAGACACTGACATCAAAAACAAGTTCGGCTAG